The following are encoded in a window of Podospora pseudoanserina strain CBS 124.78 chromosome 6, whole genome shotgun sequence genomic DNA:
- a CDS encoding hypothetical protein (EggNog:ENOG503P327) has product MATYSPEYSDDEYDFDEEYFAQTYKPLSNLPTPPPSSRDSLIAHSPRSLFEDGGLADSVLFGPAVHLVNLVPPTASLAVPSVALVHEILVRADLPMDTIGLAVCILDSLSSKFSLNWRLLCPLAQREALSELPKRHTLPVSPVGMAQLHIDCVGPEIIVLTALIIAVKFLEDCQEPTQYYASAWGKNQWTCDQINVTERCIMESLGYRILPLWDPVLIGSVVKDMERAGRQALYPPQPRKIDKHQRSQSEAVTGLGLPFTPAETPVLENGPAVVVPLVDGGKMHVTFGGEGAPAPDLHLPRGKRKTFPTSG; this is encoded by the exons ATGGCTACCTACTCCCCCGAATACTCGGATGACGAGTACGATTTCGACGAGGAGTACTTTGCGCAAACCTACAAGCcgctctccaacctcccgacccctccaccctcgtcACGCGACTCCTTGATCGCTCACAGCCCGAGGTCTCTTTTTGAAGATGGAGGACTTGCTGATTCTGTCCTTTTCG GCCCCGCCGTCCACTTGGTAAACCTTGTGCCTCCAACGGCTTCTCTGGCTGTGCCGTCAGTCGCCCTTGTTCATGAGATTCTAGTCCGGGCTGATCTGCCAATGGACACCATCGGCCTTGCAGTTTGCATTTTGGATTCGCTCAGCTCCAAGTTTTCGCTCAATTGGAGGTTGCTCTGCCCGCTGGCACAGAGAGAGGCGCTCTCTGAGCTTCCCAAGCGGCACACGCTCCCGGTCAGTCCGGTGGGGATGGCCCAGCTACACATCGACTGTGTTGGTCCGGAGATTATCGTTCTGACCGCATTGATCATTGCCGTCAAGTTTCTGGAGGATTGCCAGGAGCCCACACAATACTACGCATCAGCATGGGGGAAGAACCAGTGGACTTGCGACCAAATCAATGTCACAGAAAGGTGCATCATGGAAAGCCTGGGCTACCGGATTCTCCCCTTGTGGGACCCCGTGTTGATTGGGAGTGTGGTTAAAGACATGGAGCGTGCTGGAAGGCAGGCGCTCTACCCTCCACAGCCCAGAAAAATCGACAAGCACCAGCGCTCCCAGAGCGAGGCCGTAACAGGCCTCGGTCTTCCCTTCACGCCGGCAGAAACGCCAGTGTTAGAGAACGGCCCCGCTGTTGTTGTCCCTTTGGTGGATGGAGGGAAAATGCACGTCACATTTGGCGGTGAAGGCGCGCCCGCACCAGACCTGCATCTGCCACGAGGAAAGCGAAAGACATTCCCCACGAGCGGGTGA